The following proteins are encoded in a genomic region of Paenibacillus thermoaerophilus:
- a CDS encoding DDE-type integrase/transposase/recombinase — protein sequence MKDQKKAEAVASARVQLLSPLLAEGLDPAKARTIKQRICEDTGLSERTLRRYLAKYREEGFGGLKPKGKGRRPSESTIPAEVLEQAILLRREVPSRSVAQLIQILEWEGRIQPGQIKRSTLQERLAERGYSTRHMRMYAESGVAARRFQQRHRNRLWHSDLKYGPYLPIGPGGAMKQVFLVTFIDDATRFVLHGEFYPVMDQTIVEDCFRKAIQKFGVPEAVYFDNGKQYRTKWMTRACSKLGIRLLFARPYSPEATGKVERFNRVVDAFLSESALEKPKTLERLNELFAVWLSECYQNKPHSAFENKFSPESAYRSDKKALRFVDPDELANAFQHCESRKVDKSGCISFNGRKYEVGLPFIGCTVDVVFDPADITELTIEYEGHEPWRVRELVIGERAGKRPPLPDHFGSVPADSSRLLAAAEERGRERKEQQAQAVAYRRVNKEDRHV from the coding sequence ATGAAAGATCAGAAGAAGGCCGAGGCTGTTGCATCGGCACGCGTACAGTTGCTGTCGCCGCTCCTGGCGGAGGGGCTCGACCCCGCGAAGGCTCGAACGATCAAACAGCGGATCTGCGAAGATACCGGGCTCTCCGAGCGCACGCTGCGCCGGTATTTGGCGAAGTACCGCGAAGAAGGTTTTGGCGGTTTGAAACCCAAGGGCAAGGGACGCCGGCCGTCGGAATCGACGATCCCGGCGGAGGTGCTGGAACAAGCCATTCTCCTGCGGAGGGAAGTACCAAGCCGAAGCGTCGCGCAACTCATCCAGATTCTTGAGTGGGAGGGCCGCATCCAGCCTGGCCAGATCAAACGCAGTACATTGCAAGAGCGGCTGGCCGAGCGCGGTTACAGCACGCGCCATATGCGCATGTACGCCGAGTCCGGCGTCGCCGCAAGGCGGTTTCAGCAGCGGCATCGGAATCGTCTCTGGCATTCGGACCTTAAGTATGGTCCATATCTCCCCATTGGCCCAGGCGGCGCCATGAAGCAAGTCTTTCTCGTCACGTTCATTGATGACGCGACGCGGTTTGTGCTGCACGGCGAGTTTTATCCGGTTATGGATCAGACCATTGTCGAGGACTGCTTCCGGAAGGCCATTCAAAAATTCGGCGTTCCCGAGGCGGTTTACTTCGACAATGGCAAGCAATATCGAACCAAGTGGATGACGCGTGCCTGTTCCAAGCTGGGTATTCGGCTTCTCTTTGCTCGCCCCTACTCACCAGAGGCAACCGGCAAGGTTGAGCGATTTAACCGTGTGGTCGATGCGTTCTTGAGCGAATCGGCGCTCGAAAAACCGAAGACGCTTGAGCGGCTGAACGAGCTGTTTGCGGTGTGGCTGTCGGAATGCTACCAGAACAAGCCGCATTCCGCGTTTGAGAACAAGTTCAGCCCGGAATCGGCTTACCGCAGCGACAAGAAGGCGCTTCGGTTCGTCGACCCGGACGAGCTGGCAAATGCCTTCCAGCACTGCGAGAGCCGGAAGGTCGACAAATCCGGCTGCATCAGCTTCAATGGCCGCAAGTACGAGGTCGGTCTCCCATTCATCGGCTGCACGGTGGATGTCGTCTTCGATCCGGCAGACATCACGGAGCTGACGATCGAGTACGAAGGCCATGAACCTTGGCGCGTACGGGAGCTCGTGATCGGGGAGAGAGCCGGGAAGCGACCGCCGCTGCCCGATCATTTTGGCTCAGTGCCGGCGGATTCGTCGAGACTGCTTGCGGCGGCGGAAGAACGCGGACGGGAACGCAAGGAACAGCAGGCGCAAGCCGTCGCTTACCGCCGCGTGAACAAGGAGGATCGCCATGTTTGA
- a CDS encoding DUF6431 domain-containing protein, with the protein MSWLRRLPAFSVRCAELVPSPCCGEALSVIGSRRRKLVSESGDRRVLSIRRLRCGQCRKIHHELPDCIVPYKRYESACVEQVVTEPESVSTAAADDATLRRWKHWFYEQIPYLLGVLTSIAIRFHQDPVEMPSVPSQSAHHRIGHYVGDAPGWLARIVRPVVNSNLWAHTRSAFLSG; encoded by the coding sequence ATGAGCTGGTTGAGAAGACTCCCGGCGTTTTCAGTTCGATGTGCAGAGTTGGTCCCCTCACCTTGTTGTGGAGAAGCGCTTAGTGTGATCGGCAGTCGGCGGCGGAAACTAGTGAGCGAAAGCGGGGATCGTCGCGTGCTCTCCATCCGCCGGTTACGGTGCGGCCAATGCCGAAAGATTCATCACGAGCTGCCAGACTGCATTGTGCCGTACAAACGGTACGAATCGGCATGCGTAGAGCAGGTCGTTACCGAACCGGAGTCGGTATCCACAGCGGCGGCAGATGACGCTACGCTGCGCCGCTGGAAACACTGGTTTTACGAACAGATCCCGTACTTGCTCGGGGTCCTCACCTCAATCGCCATTCGCTTTCATCAGGACCCTGTGGAGATGCCGTCCGTCCCTTCGCAGTCTGCACATCATCGTATCGGACACTACGTCGGGGACGCCCCCGGCTGGCTGGCGCGAATTGTCCGCCCGGTCGTCAATTCAAATTTATGGGCACATACCCGTTCTGCATTCTTGTCCGGCTAA
- a CDS encoding DUF5348 domain-containing protein — protein sequence MIYDREADCWTVRKAGGTYAVHCGECFEIRVGDRGIRCRLELDRNWYVIMREARFNLRSKDIYQVRFV from the coding sequence ATGATCTACGATCGGGAGGCGGACTGCTGGACCGTCCGGAAGGCAGGAGGCACCTACGCGGTGCATTGTGGCGAATGCTTTGAGATACGCGTTGGTGATCGCGGTATTCGGTGCCGGCTTGAGCTTGACCGGAATTGGTATGTCATCATGAGAGAAGCGCGATTCAACTTGAGGAGTAAAGATATTTACCAAGTCCGGTTCGTCTAA
- a CDS encoding LCP family protein, whose translation MNCTNCGHTLQDNQNFCGQCGQRIDAGNHRPQNITETQTSGVSEEELSWFIGKNADVYLQKWRRNSRWNWPAFLFDAYWLMYRKMYLYCVFYLIIWFVWSNVIVASVFSEWNPIESPGLLPLVLVICCIPKPVLGFFANKLYLHQAKRKIIAIVRDPNKHESREAEIAAAGGTNMVLPLTVLTLPYLLALIAGLFFFSRTFLMFNDALEKANVTTNKTMTNESEAPAIQTTAPEMLENTDQINILLLGGDSRNSEIQSSDSIIIVSIDPATKKVKLLSILRDTYVKIPGYGEDRISKAITMGGSSLAMRTVEEWAGIPIQYYVYMNLPGFINLIDVMGGVDIEIEKDMNYVDSNDDPTSIYQIHLKKGYQHLNGIKALQYVRFRHDALSDFARTERQRNFLKAIAKKLLTTTTAMELPNLIEAIEPFIETNLNVDDMIKLGKLGFEIDTESFDSIQLPPMELIQEKSVNGKAVLYVEPKQIKSYVKSILSDDSRTQSD comes from the coding sequence ATGAACTGCACAAATTGCGGACATACACTACAGGACAATCAAAATTTTTGCGGGCAATGCGGGCAACGGATAGATGCCGGTAATCATCGACCGCAGAACATCACTGAGACCCAAACGAGTGGTGTTTCCGAAGAAGAGCTTTCTTGGTTCATTGGCAAAAACGCCGATGTATACTTACAGAAATGGAGACGCAATAGCCGTTGGAACTGGCCTGCCTTTCTGTTTGATGCTTACTGGCTGATGTACCGAAAGATGTACCTTTACTGTGTCTTCTATCTCATCATTTGGTTTGTTTGGAGCAACGTGATTGTTGCCTCGGTGTTCAGTGAATGGAACCCGATCGAGAGCCCCGGCCTTCTCCCATTGGTGCTGGTTATCTGTTGCATCCCTAAACCGGTGCTGGGCTTTTTTGCAAACAAGTTATATCTGCATCAAGCAAAAAGGAAAATCATCGCCATTGTTCGAGACCCAAATAAGCATGAGTCACGGGAAGCAGAGATCGCAGCGGCAGGCGGAACGAATATGGTATTGCCTCTCACCGTGTTGACGTTGCCTTATTTACTGGCTTTAATTGCAGGGCTGTTTTTCTTTTCCAGAACCTTTCTAATGTTCAATGACGCACTTGAGAAGGCAAATGTAACGACCAATAAGACGATGACAAATGAAAGCGAAGCACCGGCAATTCAGACAACCGCTCCAGAAATGCTGGAGAACACAGACCAGATTAACATTTTGTTATTGGGCGGCGATTCCCGGAATAGTGAGATTCAATCTTCGGACAGCATCATAATCGTTTCTATCGACCCTGCAACGAAAAAAGTCAAATTGCTCTCCATTCTCCGTGATACATATGTAAAGATTCCGGGTTATGGTGAAGATCGTATCAGCAAGGCGATTACAATGGGCGGTTCCAGTCTGGCAATGCGAACAGTCGAAGAATGGGCGGGTATCCCAATCCAATATTATGTGTACATGAATTTACCGGGCTTTATCAATTTGATTGACGTAATGGGCGGCGTTGACATAGAAATAGAGAAAGATATGAACTATGTCGATTCCAATGACGATCCAACGTCAATATACCAAATCCATTTGAAAAAGGGTTATCAGCACTTGAACGGAATAAAGGCATTGCAGTACGTTCGATTCCGACATGATGCATTGAGCGATTTCGCACGCACGGAACGGCAACGAAATTTTTTGAAGGCAATCGCCAAAAAGTTGCTGACTACTACGACGGCTATGGAGCTTCCGAACCTAATAGAAGCTATCGAGCCATTCATCGAAACGAACCTCAATGTCGATGATATGATAAAGTTGGGCAAACTTGGCTTTGAAATCGACACGGAAAGCTTTGACAGTATTCAATTGCCGCCGATGGAACTCATACAAGAAAAATCAGTAAACGGAAAAGCCGTACTTTACGTTGAACCTAAGCAGATAAAGTCATACGTAAAAAGTATACTGAGCGATGATTCCAGGACTCAGAGCGATTGA
- a CDS encoding ExeA family protein: MFESFYGLARSPFSRDMPTKELYESVMLEETLGRLEYAAQRQWFAVVTGDCGTGKTTTIRRFAEGLNPAKFKVLYVSDSKLTPRHFYKGLLEQLGCESKFYRGDAKRQLHREIELMRGIHRLQPVVVVDEAHLLDREMLEEVRFLLNFKMDAQSPMALILVGQSELWDRLNLQAYAAIRQRIDLQCKLPHFDRAQTGEYIRRHMTYAGTEHDIFTDGAIDDIFRFSSGAARLINKVCTHALIYGAQNKHRIIDDHMVKRVIQGELS, translated from the coding sequence ATGTTTGAGTCCTTCTACGGCCTCGCTCGTTCACCATTCTCTCGGGATATGCCGACAAAGGAACTGTATGAATCGGTTATGCTCGAAGAGACGCTCGGCCGTCTCGAGTATGCCGCTCAGCGGCAATGGTTTGCTGTTGTAACCGGCGATTGCGGTACAGGCAAGACCACAACGATTCGTCGTTTTGCCGAGGGGTTAAACCCCGCGAAATTCAAAGTGCTCTATGTATCGGATTCCAAGCTGACGCCGCGGCACTTCTACAAAGGGCTGCTCGAGCAGCTCGGCTGCGAGTCGAAGTTCTACCGCGGCGACGCCAAGCGGCAGTTGCACCGCGAAATCGAGCTCATGCGCGGCATTCACCGGCTGCAGCCCGTTGTGGTCGTCGACGAGGCGCATCTCTTGGATCGTGAGATGCTGGAGGAAGTGCGTTTCCTGCTGAACTTCAAGATGGATGCGCAAAGTCCCATGGCGCTCATCCTTGTCGGCCAGAGCGAACTGTGGGATCGCCTGAATCTGCAGGCCTATGCCGCCATCCGTCAGCGCATTGACCTGCAATGTAAGCTGCCTCACTTCGACCGGGCGCAGACCGGGGAGTATATTCGCCGTCATATGACGTACGCCGGAACCGAGCACGACATCTTCACCGACGGTGCGATTGATGACATCTTCCGCTTTTCGAGCGGGGCAGCACGGCTCATTAACAAGGTCTGCACACACGCCCTGATTTATGGGGCGCAGAACAAACATCGGATCATCGACGATCATATGGTCAAGCGTGTCATTCAGGGTGAACTGTCATGA